GCTGGTAGCTCTGGGCCTCTTTGATACGGTTAAGGTAACGGCTCAATGCACCGACCGCCGGTGCGATCGACATTTCGTTGTCATTCAGCAGTACGATTAGACGTGATTTGAGATGTCCTGCCTGATTGATGGCTTCCATTGCCATCCCGCCCGCAAGGCTCGAATCGCCGATCAGCGTGCAGACGTGAAAGTCCTCGCCCTTCTTGTCGCGGGCGACCGCCATCCCTAGTCCGGCCGAGATGGACGTCGAGGCGTGGCCGGCACCAAAGGTGTCGTACTCCGACTCATCACGGCGCAAAAATCCCGAGATACCGCCTTCCTGCTTGATCGTGTGAAGCTGATCACGGCGGCCGGTCAGTATTTTGTGAGCGTACGCCTGGTGTCCGACGTCCCACACAAGTCGGTCTTTGGGCGTATCAAAGACATAGTGCATCGCGACGGCGAGCTCGACCGCGCCAAGGCTGGCGCCGGTGTGCCCACCTATCAGCGAACAAGTGTCGATAATGAACTGGCGAACCTCGTCCGCAACTTCCTGAAGGTCTTCGACCTTTAGCTGCCGGAGATCAGCCGGCGAATTGATCTCTGATAAAAATCTCATCTGGCTACAATGCGCTACTACCTAAATTTCGCATTTTCGGTCTGTAATATGCAAATGATAACAAACATTCCTTGCTAATAGTATGTATTGAGCGTACGCCGGATTTACATTTCTTTGCACTCGCATACAAAAATCTTACGACTAAACGCACACGGCACACGTCTAAGTAAGTGATGGCGAAAGCCAAATAAAATTCCAGAGGTACTACTATGTCATTAAAATTCAAATTTTTTACAGTATTGTCGCTCGCAGCAGCAACTGCGGCATTCACGGTAGCAACATCCGCTCAGGACGCGACCGTACCCGCCGAAAAGAATACCCAGAAGGTCCACAAGGGCCAACGCCGCGGAATGGGTCAGGGCGAGTTCGGCCATAAGGGTATGGGCGGCCAACGCCGCGGAATGGGGATGCGCCAAGGCGCCGGAATGGGTCGTATGCTCCAGGGTCTCGATCTTACCGATGCACAGAAGACCCAGATCCAGTCCATAATGGCTGCCGACAAGCCCTCACAGGAATCTCGCGAAGAGATGCGAACCTTGATGATGGCCAAACGAAACGGCACATTGACCACCGCACAGAATGAGCGTTTCGCGGCAATGGGCACTGAGCGTAAGGCAAAGGGCAAAGCAATTCACGAACAGGTTATGGGCGTTCTAACGGCCGAGCAAAAGGCCAAGATCGAAACCAGAAAGCAGGAAATGCGCCAGCGTATGGAAGAGCGTCAAACGCAACGCAAGCTTCGCAAATCGCAGTCCCAGCCGACCGACACGGTCAAAACACCAAAGACCAATTAGAAATGTCTGATCTCTAAATAGTGAGGCCGCCAATATTGGCGGCCTCACTTATTTGATGACTATGATTTCGCCTACCCGATGAACATCTCATCATCGATGTACACCCGATCGATCTGTTTAGGCGTCGGGGCAAACAGCACTTCGAGGCCCTTTTTGACACCGGCCATTATAGCGGCGATCTCGCGGGCGGGCACGACGATCTTCTGATTGACAAACTCCGTTGTATCCAAAACTTGCGAATGAGTCCGATCGATCGATCTGCTGACCATCTCGACCTTGTCCTTAGCCGTGATCGC
This is a stretch of genomic DNA from Chloracidobacterium sp.. It encodes these proteins:
- a CDS encoding Spy/CpxP family protein refolding chaperone, which codes for MSLKFKFFTVLSLAAATAAFTVATSAQDATVPAEKNTQKVHKGQRRGMGQGEFGHKGMGGQRRGMGMRQGAGMGRMLQGLDLTDAQKTQIQSIMAADKPSQESREEMRTLMMAKRNGTLTTAQNERFAAMGTERKAKGKAIHEQVMGVLTAEQKAKIETRKQEMRQRMEERQTQRKLRKSQSQPTDTVKTPKTN